The sequence TGTAATCcatcataattacaattaaaagtaataaatagactactaaaaaaaaataagaaaaagaaaaacactttttccaCGTCACCCTAATGTACTGAGACATCGGCACCTATATACATAAGAGAAAAAAAGCAAGATAGAGACAAACACACTTGGAATTTTGCTGACCTGCTTTACCTTGATGTCGAGGTTAAAGTCGAAAAGCGAAGGCACGGCATTCTCCTTTAGCACACGGTTATTGCACTCTCTCTTGAAGCAGTCTTTAGAGAAGTGCTGCGAACAAATATTACTGTACTTGGTTGGCTTGAAATTGTTCCTCCTCATTGCTGCCACCCATTTACCACAGATGTCCGGACGCGCTAGGGGAAACCTGAGTGAACAATGACAAGTGCATAATggtatgaaactttttttttttttttaaagaaaattgtattatattgtttgaCACATTCATGAGAGGGATGTACAGTATTCATAATTTCAAATATGGCAGAACCTCACAGCATGTTGAggattttctaatattttatctGCCTATATATtcgtaaaaatgcaaatatagcTCATTTACATATTCAGTTTCACATTGCTTGACCCCCTGGGGTGAAGTAAATTTGTCATTAAACGTCACATCCAAGACGACTCTACTATAACGAAAGATTAATAACTTTAGTGGACGCCATCCTGACTTGGCTTTAATATCTTATCAACTATATCCATGTTCTATATTGCCCAGCTATTTACCATTATGACAATGACGGCATATTAATTTTAGAGGGTACGTTCTAAATTAAAAGGATTGCATTCAATTGAAATAACCTTGATCGAAGTGAAGTCGGACAACAAAGTATAGACAAGTTACGAACACGACATTTGCTTGCATTTATCTGAAGCCACCGTGAGACAGAAATGCCATAATGTTAAAATACAATAACGTGAATTGTGAGCAAACGATGACGCCCGTCATTACGTCCCCTTCACAATCCATCATGTCTGaacagctaatgctaatgatCAACACATAGTTCAAGTGAACTCACTTGTGGAAGGAGATCTCTTTATCTTTGTGATAACGGTTTTTACAGCCGTAAGCTGAGCAAGTCTGAACCATAGCTGCTATCCCGGCAACTCTTACTCGGACTGCGTGTCCACGATTCACAAAACCACGCTACAGTGccagtttttttctccccactaGCTTCAGTGCCACTAACAATGATGGCGGTCGTAGCGTGATTACGTTTTAGTCACGTAAAATGTTCCAAGAGTCGATTGGCTACTACCTGAATCTTTGCCATCCAATGAATTACCTTTAAACCCAGTACTGTACACTAAATAGTGACGTCACTGTTTCgacactaatgctgcattcgaggatggtcggaagtcggaaatatccgagttcaaaccaggaagtgcgtctgggaacgcccccttgaactcggaaattccactcgtGAAGtcggaccccgacttcaccgacggactacaatgtgacgtcacggtgaatggcaaaacacaatttactcgagtataaaactagctaGCTTTgttaattcataaatattcgccataacttcatataacgcaacgtacgtggcagtattgccgctatatccctacatgaaattatacggtaaactaaTTAACTGtacggaatgcttatgaaataagattaaaacaataaatgaagcaaaattgcaaaaaggtaagtttcctagaggtcaaattgagttttgaggaccaaaataaaaacaatttatcactatccgccattttggttgtttactttcacctcgaatgcTTTGAGGTTGGAACTGGGAAGTTTATAGTGATATTCCGACTATTCTCGAATGCAGCAGACGTAATtaaaaccattttatttatttatttttattatataaggGGTACGGATTATGAATGAATCtacaaattgtaaaatactgtGACACTTACATAACTATTTATGTGAAGCCCTGACAGTAGTCCTGTGAGTATTCCCTGTTAAAAATGCTGTATGAACAATATGTATATACtgtacgtacttttttttttggtcaagttTATTCATTGGACTTTATGTAAAACATACACTAAAAAAGTACTGATACTTATCAGACTACTGTGTAAGAATGTGAAACACTACAAACTTGTTTTGGTCATgaaccagaattttttttattaatcatgaAGCTGTTTTTAGAAAGCAAGCTGGTTTTCAAAGTTTTATACAGAAGAAAAGCCACCAGAAACACTCAGAAAACATATACACACCATTGATAGTATGTgacataatgaataaaatactcaaggcctcaatgaaaaaaaacaaaaaacattaacgCTCCTGatggaacaaaaacatttagtcCAGTTTATCTCAAACTAATATGTTTTGACATTGTGCAGGAAAATCAAAAATGCATTTGCAGAGTGggttaaataattcaaaaaagtATTGGTTCTTTGCACGGCAGGAGGGAAGAATAGGGACGGCAATAGAAAATTTAATTTCCCAGTAACATCTCTGTTACgtgaatatttaaaacaaaaatggttaaaggttagtatttatttttttttatacatgaaAGAAAGCAAATACATTCTgtggattttttaaattatatatgtgTCTAACAGTTGCATCTAagttgtcttttcatttattttttgacaagtTAATGTTTGCTAATTAATAATTCTCATCAAGAACAACAATTTTAAGTATCTGTGGCAAGTAACTGTTTACTGTTGAACCTCGCAGTCCAAAGAATGTTGTCAAATAATGACTTTTGTCAGAAAAATAtatactgggggaaaaaaaaaaaaaacttcattcaGATTGTTCCAAACAGATGCCCCTTTAGGATTCTGGGGggagagaaacaaacaaacaaacaaacaaacaaacaaacaaacaaacaaacaaacaaacaaaacaaaacaaagcggcaaatgcaaaattattatttatatgcCTGTGGAAAAATACACATGTACATTACAGGCgtagcttttttcttttcttttctttttttttaaaaacacagacTTGAGGAACGAATGACAACTGTTTTGTCAACAGTAGTGTACTCGGTGTCTCTTAATACTGCAGGTTCATCgctcacacgcgcacgcacatggATATAATTTACAGAGAGGCTCTGTGATTGACTGCTTCGGTATCATCATCATGGACACATAGTCTATCATCTTTGTTTTCACTAAGTAAAAGAACTCTTGTCCCTTTGTTTCTTGCTCACAGATGACTCATTTGGAGAGGTTAATTAATACAATGCAACACTGCGGTACACTTCCATCAGGTAGAAAATCCTCAGAAGCCGTGCTGAGGTCAGTTCCACTGGCAGCTGATGATTTACAGATGTTTTCATTTGTAGGCAAGCCTCATCAGAGACATAAACCTCAGGAAACCTCTTGGTGGCATTTATGACGCAACACAATATAAGTGCAGGGATTCATTGAAATGAAGTTGTGTCTTAAGAGGTTATGATAGCAGAAATTGAAAGAATAGCACATTATTGACAAGCAGTTAAgcttaaagctgctcaatgcagGACATTGAATTACAAATTGCTACTGCCACGTAGCCAAAAAATGAAACCGCACACTCACACTCAACATCCACTCTAACTTCCCGTCAGATATCTTTAAGCgataatttttatattttatcaccCTTTTTTAGTCTTTTAAATTGGGTGAAAGGAGCAATAAAAATTAGATTGCTTTTATTTACACAAAGATTCAAATTtggcaattattttttatattaacttGTCAAagattgaaggggaaaaaaaaaaaacacgaaaccCCTCTCGTGCCTTCACTTTCATGATGCGATAGGTCTGATCTAAAATGAAGCAAACATCCATGCTCTTGCAGTCCCATTTCAGGATCCACTGCTATTGCAGGATCAGCCGTCCCTATTACGAATGCCAGTCTTAATATCAACAAATCATTCATCATGAAAACCTCCTGTTCACGTGTGACTTGTTCTGCAAGTGCTTCAAGAGAAGAGAAAACACTGTACAAAGTTCCATTTCAAATGGAAACCAAGACTGCAATATTGCCACATTCTGCACCCGTCGTTGCATGATTGAAACTATTCCTTCGCCGCCTTTTCctctttctcctcctcttctcttTCCTTCTCTTCTCCATCTTCACCTGAAGCCTCAGCCTTGCCATTATTTCCTCCATCTCCATCCCCATTCCCATGAGGCTCGTCATCCACTTCTTTTGATTCTTCCTCatcctgaaaaataaataataaaaataaaaacatgttcatCTTGGTTTGTTCATTGTCTTAACATGAAATGCCATTTATTCAAAGTACCTATTAgggttgggtttaaaaaaaaaatcattactgAATTGactttcatagcccaatatcgattcataaaaccatgactcATTACTTTTAATacgcaaaaacaaataaatgtgccTTCttgtgtagggatgtaacgatatccaaacatcacgatacgatattatcacgatatgaaggtcacaatacgttaattatcacaatattgtgggggggttggcgatatttaactctttgaccaccagaaacgtttaataacgatgagtaaaatcacaacgtatgtcggcataaatgttaaatgacgtcaacgttAAAGTGCagagctgcctggtcaatgggttgtggaatcaaaaacacccactaaatatggccagcagatggcagcattgcatctcttttacatgggctgccggtgtatggaattacaatgaaacctgacgaatctgatgaaatctattgaaatcgaacgttttcaacgatgacgtgaatgatcaaagcctttgtcacattaaacctaattcatagAGCATcacgaaacaaaaatattagtgtcaaagttacTGTTGTAGAGAAAATttcttttttcacaaaaagcttttctccttatcttttcaattttcgcacattgtcactcaaattacctattttcaaatggtgattactaaagaacggaataaggtaaaacatttttcttttctaatgaaagaatagaatgagatctttcatgtggtactgATGTTGGatatgtagtaaaagaacacaatattctgcttgccttgaaagattagttaaaatgctcaaaatcagctggcactgtgagggttgttttttgataaaatgtggcagtaaaagagttgaaAAGGGTCACAatgttgtattaaaaaaaaaagagctcagacTAAAAAATTGGGCTTTTgtccataacagcaatgcatataaaccacctacaatctttaataacaatattgaggcacttacttgctaatgcaagcatacattgatcgcttcacaagcaaattaggttcccctatatctgacaattagcatataaaacatccctaatgaaaattaaattgcactaataaactagccactagtaggggctagaactgcacaaatggaaatcaacgtgcctgttttttaacagatgtgttgcttttaaatattgtaaacatgacgacgacgatattgttgcagttttattatcacggtattgcccttatcgttacatccctattcttGTGTcagggggaaatttattttacaaaaaataaaaccacagaAATATGCATTAGGAAGGACATACTCCGTTCAAAAACTTATTGTTCGACCATTGTTCAAATGTGCCCTTCTGTTATTCAGAGTACCCCAAGAGGAGCCCaatgtttttgccattttatttacatagtGCTATGGTTGTAATcgatttcaattatttattgttttgatcaggtcatgttcaataaaacacaCATGATTAATGTAGCTGCAttggattacatttttaattaaatatattcatatttttttcatactaATGCACCATGTAAGAGCATTAAGTTTCTACTATTCACAAGATTGGTCCTTCTGAGAATGTCTCctatataaaatgaaaatactgtGTGAAATCTTTAACTGAATCGAAAGTCAATCTGaatcgtgaatcgaatcgattggtACGACGTGCATTATTTGTTCAGCATTGTAGTGCTTTCTAAAGTGTTAAACTTAAAAACAGCCAATAGCAACAAGATTTTGTATGAAGAaaccaaaaaaatgtcacagtatGTAAGGACGTTCCACAGGTGTAATACCTGTATGACGcggctcctcctcctgctcGGAACGCGTGCCTTCATCCTTCGCGACAGTGCCAACAGCTTGTTGTGTCTCTGTCTCCTCTtcgccttctcctcctcctccctccgcTTCTCATCTGCACGGTCCGAGTCCGAATCATCCTGTCGCTGAACCCTGCACCTCTTCCTGGGCAGCACCATCCTCTTCGGCTTGTCGGTATCATTATTACcctcatcatcgtcgtcgtcgtcatcctcctcctcctcccgctcCTTCGTGGTGCTCGAAGACGAGGATGTCTCGTCGCCTCCCAGAAAAGAGCGTTTTCTGCGGGTGACGGAGCGGCTGTCGTCGCTGGATGTGGCTCCGGAATCACTCTTTTGCCACTCCTCCTGGTCACTGTCTTCCTCCGGGGAACTATGGAAGTCGGACTGGGAAccggacgaggacgaggaggagaaaGAGCCCTCGTCACTGTCGTCCAGGATTGAGGCAGGCAGACCAATTTGCCTCTTCTTGGACAGGTCCGTCTTGGTTTTGCGCATCGAAGCGAACATTTTGCGCTTGTACAAGCGCTCCATGTTTGCAGTTGCACACGGGGCCGAAGACCAGTGACATTAAACAAAAAGACGAGTACGCCAGAGTTGTAACAGGCTAACCTAACACCCGTGCATCTACAAATAAGCGTATTGCCGTGTTGAGAAGCTACACTACATCTGAATTCTTAAAATTGCACAATAATTCGCATTACGTTATTTCCAAAGGGCAGCTGTCATTCGGTATGACTTACAGCTGGTTTAAGTCTCAAAGCGTCACATTCCCTTGCTGCTAGcactgtttttgttgtgggtccCACTTCTTCTTCGCTGAATGCTATAAAAGAGCGTAAGAGCGCCCCAACGCGGAAGCTAAACATGCCCATTAATTTGATTTGAAACGATAGCTTTTATTAATGtgaatgtgtaaaaacaaaTTCTGTATCTATCTGACCAATGACTTTAGTAACAGTTAAAGATAAGGATTAAAGCCTCTTAGTTTTATATATGTGACCAGCACGTTTCCATCTAATGTCGGGTGTATACTGGTATACCTGTACCCTATTAATGGCTTTTACCACCACTAGCCGTGTAACATACATATACTCTACTTTGAAATACACAATTCAAAATTACTACAATGTCTTAGTCTCTTGATGTCACATCGTAAACACAATGATGAAGAGGACTGTTAAATTCTAATTGAACAAGGAAACATATTGGTTGATTTATTGACCAAACACTAGCTGTTCTGCACCTTGTTAGAGGacccaaactttttttgtgagtaCTGCATTTCTGCATGAAACTGAAATATatggataaaacatttaaaacggacagtgtgtattatttagtgtcatcgagtggtgaactaatataaTGCAACTACAAGAGACGTGCACATCTTGGCTGTGCAGTGCATTAAAGGGTAGGGTGTACCAAACTTCTTATTGAACACTAGTGGGATCCAATGGAGGAACCTATGATTTAGACcatttcaaccgctggaaagttgatgttttgtatttaatctaTTTTAATCATGCATAGCGTGTCATTTACTGTCTGTCCTCTGCTGGGGCACTCCAGTTAAGCTTAGTTAAGTGCttgaagggatacttcacttatttcgcccattatagcaataaaaagttaatattttgtctataattagatactttcattatttttcacgtgattggttacctgagcccttgtgatgtcattttcagtcaacagcaagttgcaaaatgtgtttttaaaggtactaattgtacatgaaaaatagtgaaaatatcaaatttattataggcaaaatattcatgtttgactgctaaaaatgg comes from Festucalex cinctus isolate MCC-2025b chromosome 15, RoL_Fcin_1.0, whole genome shotgun sequence and encodes:
- the ccdc82 gene encoding coiled-coil domain-containing protein 82, which gives rise to MERLYKRKMFASMRKTKTDLSKKRQIGLPASILDDSDEGSFSSSSSSGSQSDFHSSPEEDSDQEEWQKSDSGATSSDDSRSVTRRKRSFLGGDETSSSSSTTKEREEEEDDDDDDDEGNNDTDKPKRMVLPRKRCRVQRQDDSDSDRADEKRREEEEKAKRRQRHNKLLALSRRMKARVPSRRRSRVIQDEEESKEVDDEPHGNGDGDGGNNGKAEASGEDGEEKEREEEEKEEKAAKE